A genomic window from Gossypium hirsutum isolate 1008001.06 chromosome D12, Gossypium_hirsutum_v2.1, whole genome shotgun sequence includes:
- the LOC107945985 gene encoding probable polygalacturonase isoform X2, translated as MKSFFSLVYLLLVLAFFSHITWAVKGNSLCKQTGMGEIRPHSVTITEFGAVGDGVTLNTKAFQNAIFYLNSFADKGGAKLFVPAGRWLTGSFDLISHLTLWLDKDAIILGSMNSDDWPVVDPLPSYGRGRELPGGRHRSLIYGRNLTDVIITGDNGTIDGQGSVWWNWFRSKTLNYTRPHLVELMNSTGVVISNLTFLNSPFWTIHPVYCSHVIVQDVTILAPLDSPNTDGIDPDSSDDVCIEDCYISTGDDLISIKSGWDEYGISFARPSRNIIIRRLTGHNQNGSGIAIGSEMSGGVSEVYAENIYFFNSSTGIILKTARGRGGYVRNIYISNVTLVGVDTAIFFNSNFSQHPDEFYDPNSLPVIERITFKDVIGDNIKVAGLLKGIEGDSFRHICLLNITLDVTTKSPWNCSNIQGYSSLVSPEICEPLKESIYPKHYSDCYLLPNHLRSSACFLESCTPLYERARPLFMLWKYM; from the exons ATGAAGAGCTTTTTTAGT CTGGTGTATCTGCTTCTCGTACTTGCATTTTTCAGTCATATTACATGGGCTGTCAAGGGCAACTCGCTTTGCAAACAGACCGGTATGGGGGAGATTCGACCTCACAGTGTCACCATTACTGAATTCGGTGCAGTTGGAGATGGTGTTACTCTCAATACAAAAGCCTTTCAGAATGCTATCTTCTACCTCAATTCATTTGCTGATAAAGGTGGGGCCAAGCTTTTTGTCCCGGCTGGCCGGTGGTTAACAGGAAGCTTCGATCTCATCAGTCACCTAACTTTGTGGTTAGATAAGGATGCAATAATTCTTGGATCAATG AATTCGGATGATTGGCCAGTCGTTGACCCTCTGCCATCCTATGGCCGAGGTAGGGAGTTACCTGGTGGAAGGCACCGAAGCTTAATATATGGTCGCAATTTGACTGATGTAATCATAACAG GTGATAATGGCACTATTGATGGCCAAGGTTCTGTTTGGTGGAACTGGTTTAGAAGTAAAACTCTGAACTATACTCGGCCCCATCTGGTTGAATTAATGAACTCAACTGGTGTTGTAATCTCGAACTTGACTTTCTTGAATTCTCCATTTTGGACCATTCACCCGGTTTACTGCAG CCATGTCATAGTCCAGGATGTCACAATCCTGGCTCCTCTGGATTCACCAAACACGGACGGGATCGATCCAG ATTCTTCCGATGATGTTTGCATTGAAGACTGTTACATTAGCACCGGTGATGATCTAATTTCCATCAAAAGTGGGTGGGATGAGTATGGCATTTCATTTGCTCGTCCCAGCAGAAATATTATCATCCGCCGGCTTACTGGACACAACCAAAACGGCTCTGGAATTGCAATTGGAAGTGAGATGTCCGGAGGTGTTTCCGAAGTTTATGCAGAAAATATCTATTTTTTCAATTCAAGCACCGGTATTATATTAAAAACAGCTCGTGGAAGGGGTGGTTACGTGAGAAACATCTATATATCAAATGTTACTTTGGTTGGTGTAGACACAGCGATATTCTTCAATAGTAATTTTTCTCAGCATCCAGATGAGTTTTACGATCCAAATTCGCTCCCTGTGATAGAAAGGATTACTTTTAAAGATGTCATAGGAGATAACATAAAAGTTGCAGGCCTCCTCAAAGGTATAGAAGGGGACAGTTTTCGTCATATTTGCTTATTGAATATTACTCTCGATGTAACCACCAAGTCTCCATGGAACTGCTCGAACATTCAGGGATACTCCTCATTGGTTTCCCCAGAAATTTGCGAACCTCTGAAGGAAAGTATCTACCCCAAGCATTATTCAGATTGTTACCTACTACCGAACCATCTGCGGAGTTCAG CCTGTTTCCTGGAAAGTTGTACCCCTTTGTATGAAAGGGCAAGGCCACTTTTCATGCTTTGGAAGTATATGTGA
- the LOC107945985 gene encoding probable polygalacturonase isoform X4: MKSFFSLVYLLLVLAFFSHITWAVKGNSLCKQTGMGEIRPHSVTITEFGAVGDGVTLNTKAFQNAIFYLNSFADKGGAKLFVPAGRWLTGSFDLISHLTLWLDKDAIILGSMNSDDWPVVDPLPSYGRGRELPGGRHRSLIYGRNLTDVIITGDNGTIDGQGSVWWNWFRSKTLNYTRPHLVELMNSTGVVISNLTFLNSPFWTIHPVYCSHVIVQDVTILAPLDSPNTDGIDPDSSDDVCIEDCYISTGDDLISIKSGWDEYGISFARPSRNIIIRRLTGHNQNGSGIAIGSEMSGGVSEVYAENIYFFNSSTGIILKTARGRGGYVRNIYISNVTLVGVDTAIFFNSNFSQHPDEFYDPNSLPVIERITFKDVIGDNIKVAGLLKGIEGDSFRHICLLNITLDVTTKSPWNCSNIQGYSSLVSPEICEPLKESIYPKHYSDCYLLPNHLRSSARHLAKETFPDIRS, translated from the exons ATGAAGAGCTTTTTTAGT CTGGTGTATCTGCTTCTCGTACTTGCATTTTTCAGTCATATTACATGGGCTGTCAAGGGCAACTCGCTTTGCAAACAGACCGGTATGGGGGAGATTCGACCTCACAGTGTCACCATTACTGAATTCGGTGCAGTTGGAGATGGTGTTACTCTCAATACAAAAGCCTTTCAGAATGCTATCTTCTACCTCAATTCATTTGCTGATAAAGGTGGGGCCAAGCTTTTTGTCCCGGCTGGCCGGTGGTTAACAGGAAGCTTCGATCTCATCAGTCACCTAACTTTGTGGTTAGATAAGGATGCAATAATTCTTGGATCAATG AATTCGGATGATTGGCCAGTCGTTGACCCTCTGCCATCCTATGGCCGAGGTAGGGAGTTACCTGGTGGAAGGCACCGAAGCTTAATATATGGTCGCAATTTGACTGATGTAATCATAACAG GTGATAATGGCACTATTGATGGCCAAGGTTCTGTTTGGTGGAACTGGTTTAGAAGTAAAACTCTGAACTATACTCGGCCCCATCTGGTTGAATTAATGAACTCAACTGGTGTTGTAATCTCGAACTTGACTTTCTTGAATTCTCCATTTTGGACCATTCACCCGGTTTACTGCAG CCATGTCATAGTCCAGGATGTCACAATCCTGGCTCCTCTGGATTCACCAAACACGGACGGGATCGATCCAG ATTCTTCCGATGATGTTTGCATTGAAGACTGTTACATTAGCACCGGTGATGATCTAATTTCCATCAAAAGTGGGTGGGATGAGTATGGCATTTCATTTGCTCGTCCCAGCAGAAATATTATCATCCGCCGGCTTACTGGACACAACCAAAACGGCTCTGGAATTGCAATTGGAAGTGAGATGTCCGGAGGTGTTTCCGAAGTTTATGCAGAAAATATCTATTTTTTCAATTCAAGCACCGGTATTATATTAAAAACAGCTCGTGGAAGGGGTGGTTACGTGAGAAACATCTATATATCAAATGTTACTTTGGTTGGTGTAGACACAGCGATATTCTTCAATAGTAATTTTTCTCAGCATCCAGATGAGTTTTACGATCCAAATTCGCTCCCTGTGATAGAAAGGATTACTTTTAAAGATGTCATAGGAGATAACATAAAAGTTGCAGGCCTCCTCAAAGGTATAGAAGGGGACAGTTTTCGTCATATTTGCTTATTGAATATTACTCTCGATGTAACCACCAAGTCTCCATGGAACTGCTCGAACATTCAGGGATACTCCTCATTGGTTTCCCCAGAAATTTGCGAACCTCTGAAGGAAAGTATCTACCCCAAGCATTATTCAGATTGTTACCTACTACCGAACCATCTGCGGAGTTCAG CCCGTCACCTTGCCAAGGAAACGTTTCCCGACATAAGAAGTTGA
- the LOC107945985 gene encoding probable polygalacturonase isoform X3, whose translation MVNFVCICFQLVYLLLVLAFFSHITWAVKGNSLCKQTGMGEIRPHSVTITEFGAVGDGVTLNTKAFQNAIFYLNSFADKGGAKLFVPAGRWLTGSFDLISHLTLWLDKDAIILGSMNSDDWPVVDPLPSYGRGRELPGGRHRSLIYGRNLTDVIITGDNGTIDGQGSVWWNWFRSKTLNYTRPHLVELMNSTGVVISNLTFLNSPFWTIHPVYCSHVIVQDVTILAPLDSPNTDGIDPDSSDDVCIEDCYISTGDDLISIKSGWDEYGISFARPSRNIIIRRLTGHNQNGSGIAIGSEMSGGVSEVYAENIYFFNSSTGIILKTARGRGGYVRNIYISNVTLVGVDTAIFFNSNFSQHPDEFYDPNSLPVIERITFKDVIGDNIKVAGLLKGIEGDSFRHICLLNITLDVTTKSPWNCSNIQGYSSLVSPEICEPLKESIYPKHYSDCYLLPNHLRSSARHLAKETFPDIRS comes from the exons ATGGTTAATTTTGTATGCATTTGTTTTCAGCTGGTGTATCTGCTTCTCGTACTTGCATTTTTCAGTCATATTACATGGGCTGTCAAGGGCAACTCGCTTTGCAAACAGACCGGTATGGGGGAGATTCGACCTCACAGTGTCACCATTACTGAATTCGGTGCAGTTGGAGATGGTGTTACTCTCAATACAAAAGCCTTTCAGAATGCTATCTTCTACCTCAATTCATTTGCTGATAAAGGTGGGGCCAAGCTTTTTGTCCCGGCTGGCCGGTGGTTAACAGGAAGCTTCGATCTCATCAGTCACCTAACTTTGTGGTTAGATAAGGATGCAATAATTCTTGGATCAATG AATTCGGATGATTGGCCAGTCGTTGACCCTCTGCCATCCTATGGCCGAGGTAGGGAGTTACCTGGTGGAAGGCACCGAAGCTTAATATATGGTCGCAATTTGACTGATGTAATCATAACAG GTGATAATGGCACTATTGATGGCCAAGGTTCTGTTTGGTGGAACTGGTTTAGAAGTAAAACTCTGAACTATACTCGGCCCCATCTGGTTGAATTAATGAACTCAACTGGTGTTGTAATCTCGAACTTGACTTTCTTGAATTCTCCATTTTGGACCATTCACCCGGTTTACTGCAG CCATGTCATAGTCCAGGATGTCACAATCCTGGCTCCTCTGGATTCACCAAACACGGACGGGATCGATCCAG ATTCTTCCGATGATGTTTGCATTGAAGACTGTTACATTAGCACCGGTGATGATCTAATTTCCATCAAAAGTGGGTGGGATGAGTATGGCATTTCATTTGCTCGTCCCAGCAGAAATATTATCATCCGCCGGCTTACTGGACACAACCAAAACGGCTCTGGAATTGCAATTGGAAGTGAGATGTCCGGAGGTGTTTCCGAAGTTTATGCAGAAAATATCTATTTTTTCAATTCAAGCACCGGTATTATATTAAAAACAGCTCGTGGAAGGGGTGGTTACGTGAGAAACATCTATATATCAAATGTTACTTTGGTTGGTGTAGACACAGCGATATTCTTCAATAGTAATTTTTCTCAGCATCCAGATGAGTTTTACGATCCAAATTCGCTCCCTGTGATAGAAAGGATTACTTTTAAAGATGTCATAGGAGATAACATAAAAGTTGCAGGCCTCCTCAAAGGTATAGAAGGGGACAGTTTTCGTCATATTTGCTTATTGAATATTACTCTCGATGTAACCACCAAGTCTCCATGGAACTGCTCGAACATTCAGGGATACTCCTCATTGGTTTCCCCAGAAATTTGCGAACCTCTGAAGGAAAGTATCTACCCCAAGCATTATTCAGATTGTTACCTACTACCGAACCATCTGCGGAGTTCAG CCCGTCACCTTGCCAAGGAAACGTTTCCCGACATAAGAAGTTGA
- the LOC107945983 gene encoding protein S-acyltransferase 18, translating to MMRIMRRHGWQRPLHPLQMVGMAVFSFLVVAFYTFLGLLLGNRIAEITITTIFSFVALSVMFLFVRCTAIDPTDKTSFKKKKKGKSKGILKLNYGFILTQIVIRFFRRLEKKILRTFIRRKYLDPWKTNFQMEPLLPFPLVMKDDAVSPDVKEDDNISYCSLCDFEVKKHSKHCRTCNRCVEGFDHHCRWLNNCVGKRNYTTFILLMIFVLLMLILEGGTAIAIFIRCFADKKGIELELEKRLYIKFRREVLATITVLLALFTVYGSAAMGQLFFFHVVLIRKGMRTYDYILAMKEENQFTVDPFDDSDVSSDDSSDFDSPEKSTFLSRFICKGLRTQDPPRLSIRIDEDPKASTSTSKKQGFHVSIDPWKLINLSRDKALLAADKARQRLMIQKPAVEIDALKPLPLETKHGPLMNPERNMANSGTAATPLVSKGRIPGSPGRLTSPRRRFSGSPTMFSAMPSPSPKQKYRSNFDLKLTEVSRELETYISRQVLCSVIKKDESEASPR from the exons ATGATGAGGATCATGAGACGCCATGGTTGGCAGCGACCTCTCCATCCTTTACAg ATGGTGGGAATGGCAGTCTTTAGTTTCCTAGTTGTggcattttatacatttttaggGCTTTTGCTTGGGAACAGAATAGCTGAAATCACTATCACAACGATCTTTTCCTTTGTG GCACTCTCAGTTATGTTCCTGTTTGTTAGGTGTACTGCTATTGATCCTACTGATAAAACCAGctttaagaagaagaaaaaagggaaatcTAAAGGGATTTTGAAGCTAAATTATGGGTTCATATTGACCCAGATTGTTATAAGGTTTTTTAGGAGGTTGGAGAAGAAGATTCTAAGGACTTTTATAAGGAGGAAGTATTTAGATCCATGGAAAACCAATTTCCAAATGGAACCCTTGCTACCATTTCCCCTTGTCATGAAAGATGATGCAGTTTCACCTGATGTTAAAGAGGATGATAATATCTCTTATTGTTCTCTATGCGATTTTGAG GTGAAAAAACATAGCAAGCATTGTAGAACTTGCAACCGGTGTGTTGAAGGTTTTGATCATCATTGCAGG TGGTTGAACAACTGTGTAGGCAAAAGAAACTATACAACATTCATTCTTCTAATGATTTTTGTCTTGTTAATG CTGATTCTAGAAGGAGGCACTGCAATTGCTATATTTATTAGGTGCTTTGCGGACAAGAAGGGAATAGAGCTAGAGCTGGAGAAAAGGCTTTACATAAAGTTCCGTAGAGAAGTTCTTGCCACTATAACA GTTTTGTTGGCTTTGTTTACTGTTTATGGATCAGCTGCAATGGGACAACTTTTCTTCTTTCATGTAGTTCTGATAAGAAAG GGAATGAGAACATATGATTATATATTGGCAATGAAAGAAGAGAACCAATTTACAGTGGACCCTTTTGACGACTCCGATGTCTCGTCAGACGACAGCTCTGATTTTGATTCACCCGAAAAATCAACATTCTTGTCGAGGTTCATATGCAAAGGACTGAGAACTCAG GATCCCCCCAGATTGTCCATAAGAATTGATGAAGATCCTAAAGCTTCCACCTCAACCAGCAAGAAGCAAGGGTTCCATGTAAGCATTGATCCATGGAAACTGATAAATCTTAGTAGGGACAAAGCTCTTCTAGCTGCAGATAAGGCTAGACAAAGGCTTATGATACAAAAGCCAGCAGTGGAGATTGATGCATTGAAGCCACTACCACTAGAAACAAAACATGGCCCATTAATGAACCCTGAAAGAAATATGGCCAATTCAGGAACAGCTGCAACACCTCTAGTTTCTAAAGGCAGAATTCCAGGTTCACCAGGAAGACTTACAAGCCCGAGGCGTCGATTTTCAGGCTCTCCAACTATGTTTTCTGCTATGCCATCACCGTCACCAAAACAAAAGTACAGAAGCAATTTCGATTTGAAGTTAACCGAGGTTTCCAGGGAGCTTGAAACATACATTTCAAGGCAAGTTTTATGTTCTGTCATAAAGAAAGATGAAAGTGAAGCATCACCAAgatga
- the LOC107945985 gene encoding probable polygalacturonase isoform X1, translating to MVNFVCICFQLVYLLLVLAFFSHITWAVKGNSLCKQTGMGEIRPHSVTITEFGAVGDGVTLNTKAFQNAIFYLNSFADKGGAKLFVPAGRWLTGSFDLISHLTLWLDKDAIILGSMNSDDWPVVDPLPSYGRGRELPGGRHRSLIYGRNLTDVIITGDNGTIDGQGSVWWNWFRSKTLNYTRPHLVELMNSTGVVISNLTFLNSPFWTIHPVYCSHVIVQDVTILAPLDSPNTDGIDPDSSDDVCIEDCYISTGDDLISIKSGWDEYGISFARPSRNIIIRRLTGHNQNGSGIAIGSEMSGGVSEVYAENIYFFNSSTGIILKTARGRGGYVRNIYISNVTLVGVDTAIFFNSNFSQHPDEFYDPNSLPVIERITFKDVIGDNIKVAGLLKGIEGDSFRHICLLNITLDVTTKSPWNCSNIQGYSSLVSPEICEPLKESIYPKHYSDCYLLPNHLRSSACFLESCTPLYERARPLFMLWKYM from the exons ATGGTTAATTTTGTATGCATTTGTTTTCAGCTGGTGTATCTGCTTCTCGTACTTGCATTTTTCAGTCATATTACATGGGCTGTCAAGGGCAACTCGCTTTGCAAACAGACCGGTATGGGGGAGATTCGACCTCACAGTGTCACCATTACTGAATTCGGTGCAGTTGGAGATGGTGTTACTCTCAATACAAAAGCCTTTCAGAATGCTATCTTCTACCTCAATTCATTTGCTGATAAAGGTGGGGCCAAGCTTTTTGTCCCGGCTGGCCGGTGGTTAACAGGAAGCTTCGATCTCATCAGTCACCTAACTTTGTGGTTAGATAAGGATGCAATAATTCTTGGATCAATG AATTCGGATGATTGGCCAGTCGTTGACCCTCTGCCATCCTATGGCCGAGGTAGGGAGTTACCTGGTGGAAGGCACCGAAGCTTAATATATGGTCGCAATTTGACTGATGTAATCATAACAG GTGATAATGGCACTATTGATGGCCAAGGTTCTGTTTGGTGGAACTGGTTTAGAAGTAAAACTCTGAACTATACTCGGCCCCATCTGGTTGAATTAATGAACTCAACTGGTGTTGTAATCTCGAACTTGACTTTCTTGAATTCTCCATTTTGGACCATTCACCCGGTTTACTGCAG CCATGTCATAGTCCAGGATGTCACAATCCTGGCTCCTCTGGATTCACCAAACACGGACGGGATCGATCCAG ATTCTTCCGATGATGTTTGCATTGAAGACTGTTACATTAGCACCGGTGATGATCTAATTTCCATCAAAAGTGGGTGGGATGAGTATGGCATTTCATTTGCTCGTCCCAGCAGAAATATTATCATCCGCCGGCTTACTGGACACAACCAAAACGGCTCTGGAATTGCAATTGGAAGTGAGATGTCCGGAGGTGTTTCCGAAGTTTATGCAGAAAATATCTATTTTTTCAATTCAAGCACCGGTATTATATTAAAAACAGCTCGTGGAAGGGGTGGTTACGTGAGAAACATCTATATATCAAATGTTACTTTGGTTGGTGTAGACACAGCGATATTCTTCAATAGTAATTTTTCTCAGCATCCAGATGAGTTTTACGATCCAAATTCGCTCCCTGTGATAGAAAGGATTACTTTTAAAGATGTCATAGGAGATAACATAAAAGTTGCAGGCCTCCTCAAAGGTATAGAAGGGGACAGTTTTCGTCATATTTGCTTATTGAATATTACTCTCGATGTAACCACCAAGTCTCCATGGAACTGCTCGAACATTCAGGGATACTCCTCATTGGTTTCCCCAGAAATTTGCGAACCTCTGAAGGAAAGTATCTACCCCAAGCATTATTCAGATTGTTACCTACTACCGAACCATCTGCGGAGTTCAG CCTGTTTCCTGGAAAGTTGTACCCCTTTGTATGAAAGGGCAAGGCCACTTTTCATGCTTTGGAAGTATATGTGA
- the LOC107945985 gene encoding probable polygalacturonase isoform X5, translated as MGEIRPHSVTITEFGAVGDGVTLNTKAFQNAIFYLNSFADKGGAKLFVPAGRWLTGSFDLISHLTLWLDKDAIILGSMNSDDWPVVDPLPSYGRGRELPGGRHRSLIYGRNLTDVIITGDNGTIDGQGSVWWNWFRSKTLNYTRPHLVELMNSTGVVISNLTFLNSPFWTIHPVYCSHVIVQDVTILAPLDSPNTDGIDPDSSDDVCIEDCYISTGDDLISIKSGWDEYGISFARPSRNIIIRRLTGHNQNGSGIAIGSEMSGGVSEVYAENIYFFNSSTGIILKTARGRGGYVRNIYISNVTLVGVDTAIFFNSNFSQHPDEFYDPNSLPVIERITFKDVIGDNIKVAGLLKGIEGDSFRHICLLNITLDVTTKSPWNCSNIQGYSSLVSPEICEPLKESIYPKHYSDCYLLPNHLRSSGNQNKGSWLFSS; from the exons ATGGGGGAGATTCGACCTCACAGTGTCACCATTACTGAATTCGGTGCAGTTGGAGATGGTGTTACTCTCAATACAAAAGCCTTTCAGAATGCTATCTTCTACCTCAATTCATTTGCTGATAAAGGTGGGGCCAAGCTTTTTGTCCCGGCTGGCCGGTGGTTAACAGGAAGCTTCGATCTCATCAGTCACCTAACTTTGTGGTTAGATAAGGATGCAATAATTCTTGGATCAATG AATTCGGATGATTGGCCAGTCGTTGACCCTCTGCCATCCTATGGCCGAGGTAGGGAGTTACCTGGTGGAAGGCACCGAAGCTTAATATATGGTCGCAATTTGACTGATGTAATCATAACAG GTGATAATGGCACTATTGATGGCCAAGGTTCTGTTTGGTGGAACTGGTTTAGAAGTAAAACTCTGAACTATACTCGGCCCCATCTGGTTGAATTAATGAACTCAACTGGTGTTGTAATCTCGAACTTGACTTTCTTGAATTCTCCATTTTGGACCATTCACCCGGTTTACTGCAG CCATGTCATAGTCCAGGATGTCACAATCCTGGCTCCTCTGGATTCACCAAACACGGACGGGATCGATCCAG ATTCTTCCGATGATGTTTGCATTGAAGACTGTTACATTAGCACCGGTGATGATCTAATTTCCATCAAAAGTGGGTGGGATGAGTATGGCATTTCATTTGCTCGTCCCAGCAGAAATATTATCATCCGCCGGCTTACTGGACACAACCAAAACGGCTCTGGAATTGCAATTGGAAGTGAGATGTCCGGAGGTGTTTCCGAAGTTTATGCAGAAAATATCTATTTTTTCAATTCAAGCACCGGTATTATATTAAAAACAGCTCGTGGAAGGGGTGGTTACGTGAGAAACATCTATATATCAAATGTTACTTTGGTTGGTGTAGACACAGCGATATTCTTCAATAGTAATTTTTCTCAGCATCCAGATGAGTTTTACGATCCAAATTCGCTCCCTGTGATAGAAAGGATTACTTTTAAAGATGTCATAGGAGATAACATAAAAGTTGCAGGCCTCCTCAAAGGTATAGAAGGGGACAGTTTTCGTCATATTTGCTTATTGAATATTACTCTCGATGTAACCACCAAGTCTCCATGGAACTGCTCGAACATTCAGGGATACTCCTCATTGGTTTCCCCAGAAATTTGCGAACCTCTGAAGGAAAGTATCTACCCCAAGCATTATTCAGATTGTTACCTACTACCGAACCATCTGCGGAGTTCAGGTAATCAAAACAAAGGTTCTTGGCTGTTTTCATCGTAA